A genome region from Candidatus Methanoperedens sp. includes the following:
- a CDS encoding DUF255 domain-containing protein: protein MSRSVMLLLFLIVLIIIPVNAETTQWYTYEKGMDAASSMEKPVILDFYADWCSPCIEMEKSTYPDPRVVSELKDFVAIKVNTQIRIDIENKYNIAYYPTIVFLDPKGSEISRHVGYLGPEDMVQTIKESRGKLPKEAPGFQALYLLLAVSLLIIKRRITG, encoded by the coding sequence ATGAGCAGATCAGTAATGTTATTACTATTTTTAATAGTATTAATAATCATTCCTGTAAATGCCGAAACAACACAATGGTACACTTATGAGAAAGGTATGGATGCTGCAAGTTCAATGGAAAAACCCGTAATTCTTGATTTTTATGCAGATTGGTGCAGCCCGTGCATAGAAATGGAAAAGAGCACGTATCCTGACCCGCGTGTTGTTTCGGAACTGAAGGATTTTGTTGCTATAAAAGTAAATACGCAGATAAGGATCGATATCGAAAATAAATATAATATAGCATATTATCCTACAATCGTATTTCTTGATCCGAAGGGCAGTGAGATCTCACGGCATGTCGGATATCTCGGGCCTGAAGATATGGTGCAGACTATAAAGGAATCACGCGGTAAATTACCAAAGGAAGCACCGGGATTCCAGGCATTATACTTGCTATTAGCGGTCTCATTGTTGATCATAAAAAGAAGAATCACCGGATGA